The genomic DNA GCCAAGTACCGGACGAACGGGATTTGTGGTGGGGTTCGATAAGCTGGTTAAAATACCTACAGCTAACCCGTCTGATATACCGAATCGTCGCGCTCCCCGTACGAGCTCGAGGAGCCATCCCCTAACAACCTCTCCCAATCTCGCccccacttatgtaatgggttttgtaaatagtctacgtttaatactcctaattagtatctaaacatttgatgtgacgggtgcttaaacaTAAGTAGGGAACCAAATCAGACCTGATTTTGATGGTGAGGTTCTTCGAGCTCgtccgatgatctcgacgatcacctcTACCTGACGCGTCAGCTGTCGGTATTTTATATCGGCAACCCACCAAGCGAGTACCCGAGGCAGTAGATTAGTCGGTTGGGGATCGTcgaacctggaactcgaaggtaaaagcgagggcaCGAGATACGGGTTTATACATGTTCGGGTCGCCAGAGTAACgtccctacatcctgtttgggatATTGTGTATTGCgccttgcgcttgggtgttgaggtatgaggagTTGATCCTCTAGTTTGGTTCTActgatctaggtaccctcgTCCTCCTTTATATACGCTCCAGGGGGCGGGAGTCCTTGTCGGATTagaaggaggagtcctagtaggagtacacgggatgagtcctagtaggagtccgacttcttccttccttgcgggtactggggatctatccccgtcaagacccccttccttcgtggagaagctgcTTAGTGGAGATGGCATCAAGGTGATCGGggaacttggcgtgagccttagtggccaaacctttgtggcaagtcaaaggGTGTCCCGGAAGAGACTTGATGACTGGGAAGCAATAcacttgtgtgagtgcttcaacaacatggactagtggtggcttagtgcctactgataccacgggataaatttttgtgtcaagagttttgcttcccctcatcccctCCTTTACGTTTccacatttcatacttgcaacttgtgtgcctttatttactttcttagtgtagtatcttgctaggGTTGGTTTTAAATTACAAAATTTGTTTTGGATGAGGGTtccacactagatcaaccataaaaTGCACATCTTATTCATGCAGAATAGTGGAAGCCATACATTAAGATTTTAGATTGTCTAATTCATTTCCTCTCCCTCTCAGGTTACGAGCACCGATTCATTACATTCATGCTAATTACAACGAACTTCCATCCAAATTAAGGAACTTGTAAGCATAAGACGATAGTAACAAAGTTCTTCCCAATATGCATGCAGCTTTTCAGAAACGAGGAGTTAAAGAGGGAGCTCAACGACATTGACAACCTCACCGAGGAGAGGCTGGATGAGCTGCTGAACATGTTCGTGAAAGACTTCGAGGCCGGCACGGTGGACTCGCGCGGCTGGCCCAAGTATTTCTCAACGTACAAGGTGGCCAAGGCGACCTTGAACGCATACTCGAGGATCCTGGCGAGGGAGCACCCCGAGCTGCGCGTCAACTGTGTGCACCCTGGCTATGTCAAAACTGACTTGACCATCCACTCGGGGTTTTTGACACCCGAGGAAGGTGGGAGCAGGGTGGCGATGGTGGCGTTGCTGCCAAAAGGCGGGGTGACTGGCGCGTTCTTTGAGGACTTCAAGGAGTCGTCATTCGTGTGATATGTTGGCTTGGCACGGCGCACATAATTAAAAGTCAGGTTGCAGGCTTTGCAGCTGCACCTCGTCTCTATTATTCTTGTGAAATGTGGTTTAGCGGACGTTTCCTGCTGCACTTCATGTTCCGTGTTGTTTTACATTATCTGCTAAACCTATCAGCTGCTTTCGTTTACCAAGAAAGATTGTTGGATTTGTCCTGGTCGTGTATGAAGAAGCATGGGTATACGATACTGGTTTGGCGCCGGAGCGACTTTGCATGCATTGACATTGACGGCGCCATTAATTTTCCACTTGCGTCATGATTGCGAGCGGTAGGCTTGCTAATGGGTTGGGTTAATTTTAAATGGGTTGAGTGAGTTGGGTTCTCAATCGGAATTTTTTGGCTGGGTGGAAATGGATTCGCACATGTgtagtgggttgggttgggttgggctaTAAGTGGTGTCGACATATACCTGCGTAAAGGGGCCTGTAGTAGACTCTGGAGTCTGCATTTTGGTGGATAGTTGGATTGTGAAAATTAAGTTGACTAGATAGATGATGAGGATCCAAAATATTTATGTTTTTCTTTGGTTGTGTTATTCTGCTAGCTACTTTTCTTCTTCATTTGTGTTAGTGGTATCATCCGAAGTTTGGTGAAGATATCTTTTATTTTTGGCTGACTAAACAATTTAGTCGACTTAATTTAAAAACTTGGAAACATCACCTATTTATGAATGAAGGGGCAGCCGTATTTCGCAAAAAAAGGAACAAAGGAGCATCAAAGTTAATCGAATAAAAAATCGTCCAGCTGTCAGATGCGCAAACGGAGGTCAAGATTGCAGCAGCAATTACGAGAGCATGGGATCCTCTTCACTAAAATCATGAACAATCGACAGTTCGATACACAACATACCTACATCATGGTTCCCAACTAGAAGCGGACCACTAGATTACGACAACCCCAGAATTGTTCAATCAAATGAACGCGGACAGATGACCAAACGAAAACCGCACAAAGGTCGTGAGCTGCTGGCAAGCCAAATATCCATCAAACGTGTGACCACCAAGGTGTGAGAAAAATTCTCCGTTCATGGTTGCCGGTCTTTTTGTTTTGTCACCCTAGTCAGTGCTCAGTATCTAGACCCCCACCCcctcaaaagaagaagaaaaggtatCTAGAAAATTACCCTGAGCTCTCTCTCCTTTCGCTCGAGCTTGTAGTGAAAGGGTCATGGAGGGCACTATTCCCAATCCCCCCAACACAAGGTAAGTGCCATAACTCTATGCTGCGTTCTTGCGTGcagttttatttcctttttagtATCTTTTAACTAATCTGGTACTAAGTAACCTACCGAATTTTTTTAGCGAGTCATGGTCGCTAAGTAACAAATAATGCATACTGCTCATGTTTGACAATTGACAGGATTGCGGTGGTCACCGGCGGGAACAAAGGGATCGGACTAGAGGTGTGCCGgcagctggccgccgccggcatcacCGTCGTCTTAACAGCCAGGGACGAGAAGCGAGGCGTGGCCGCTGTAGAGAAGCTGAGAGAAGCAGGGCTCTCCGATGTCATTTTTCATCAGCTGGAGATCACCGATGCTCCGAGCATCTCTCGGTTGACTGATTTCCTGAAGACTCGTTTTGGGAAGCTAGACATCCTGGTAGGGTTGCCTTTTTAAAATTCTAGAGGTTTGATGATATACTATATGGCCAGGGACTGGTAGACTCAGTGAACTATTTGTAGGTAAATAATGCTGCAATTGGTGGTGTTGAGTACGTGCAAGATCCTGTTGATAGCTCACTGACCAGCAACGAAAAGGTGAGCTTTGCATCTTCGGTTTGTCAGAGAAATTAATTAGGAAATATAACGTTGGTTGATGCTCGATGCCAAGCAGAACGATGATATTGGAAATCACTGCATATTTACCATGATATAAAACCACCTCCGTACATGAATTGTTCTGAACTTTGACCTTAATTAGGCGGTGAGCTAGGGCAAAAAATGATGGAAAGTTTATTTGTCGTTGCATGTGCTCAACAGTTCGGTGGCATGGATCAGCTTCAGAGGCTTGAATGGATGGCCAGTGCTGTCCGGGAGACCTACGCCGCTGCAAGAGAAGGCTTGCAGACAAACTACTACGGCACAAAGCATGTCATCGAAGCCTTACTGCCGCTGCTGCAAGCTTCCTCCGACGGGAGAATCGTTAATGTCTCCTCCGAATGGGGGCTGCTAAGGGTAAGCATTATTGGGCTCTTTTGCCAACACCTACGACTACGATCTACTAGGAACAGTACGTCTTGTATACTGCCGACGTTATCTGACAAGTTCTTTCCGGTGTAGCTAATCAACAACGAAGAGCTGAAGCAGGAGCTGAACGACAATGTTGAGAAACTCACCGAGGAGAGGCTGGACGAGATTCTGGATACGTTCCTGAACGACTTCAaggccggcgaggtggaggcgcaCGGGTGGCCGAAGCATTTCTCGGCGTACAAAGTGTCCAAGGTGACCCTGAACGCGTACTCGAGGATCCTAGCGAGAAGGCACCCTGAGCTGCGCATCAACTGCGCGCATCCTGGCTACGTGAAGACTGACATGACCTTACAATCCGGGCTCCTGACGCCCGAGGAAGGCGCGAGCAACCTGGTGAATGTGGTGCTGCTGCCGGAAGGCGGCCCGACCGGCACATTCTTCGCGCTGGGCCAGGAGGCTCCGTTCGTGTGACGCTGCTTGGCCGGGCACGGCTGATCGCCACTGGTCCGGTTGTTCACGCGCCGTTCTCCAACTGCCAGTTATCAACGTTATATTATTTGCGGGCGTGCCAGTATAGGATTGTTATacacataaataaataaatcacaCACAGCCGCAACAGAATGGGAAACTTGTATTCTATATTCATTCTCGAGTATTTTTCTTTTACAAGTCTCCTCTTTTACGTATATCTCTTCGTAGCGCCTCAATATATACAGATGATTGCACAATTCCTAGAGCCTCGCAAGAACCATAATTACAACCGTAGGCAGTGGCGGACCCAAGATTTCAGAGCAGGGTATgccattaaaaaaaatatttagatgAACGACATAAAAAGTTCACAAAAGATTAAATAAAACATACATAATGTGCATCTATAAATTTTGCAATTGTCAATGACACATAACATAGCAAAGGTCAAAGGGGGTTTCAATTTTGATTAACTCGCGGGGGGCGCCTGGCGGGGCGGCGGACGGTGCGTCAGCGCCGCGAGCGCCGAGAGGCCGCGCGGGTGGAGGCCGGAGGGGTCTGGTGGCGGCCGGGATCTCGCCCAACGGGCcgcggggggcgggggggggggggggggccccgcCGGAAGGGGGGCCCGAACAAGGGATTCGGGGGCCCGGGACCCTGCGGGGGTTCCGGGAACCCTGGGGCGGGTGGGCTTGGACTCTTAGGGGAACCGGTGAATGGGGGGGAATCGGGGTTTAGGAATGGGAAAGGTAGATGGGCcgttggccggccggccgggcatgGCCTGTGGGCTAGTTCGTGTTGGACGTGAATTGGAGCCTCAAACCAGCTGAGAATATCAATTTTAAGACTTTAGCTATATTATACATGTATATACCTCTAAGAACTACTAAAAAATTTACCAAAATGTTGGGTATGCCTGGGAATACCCAGGCACAATAGTGGGTCCACCCCTGCCTGTAGGTTCAAGCCTACATAACGCCTATGATTATGAGCAAAGCCGATCGAATAAAAAACCGTACTAAAGTTAGTTAGTGTAGCATGTACTTCCAGCAGTCAGATATGCAAACAGAGGCCAAAGATTACAGTAGCAATTACAAGCGCATGGGGTAATCTTGACTAAAATCATGGGCAATGGACACTCGACAGTCGAAAATCATTGGGCCCAACGAGAAGCGGACCACTTGATTGCGACAAGCCCAGAAGTATATGCATCGACTCGCTAACCGTTCAATCAATGAATCAAATGAGCGCCGAAGATGACCAAACTAAAACGGCACAAAGGTTCGGAGGTGCTGCTGGCGTGCTAAATATCCATCAAATGTGTGACCACCAAGGTTGCCAGCTAGTCTTTTCTGTCACTCAAGTGTAGTAGTAAAGTTAGTAACTAGTCAGTGTCTCGACCATTTCGTTCCCAAAAAGAAAGTATCTAGACCATTACCCTGAGCTCTCTCCTTTCTCTCGAGGCTCGAGCTTGTAGCGAAAGGTCATGGAGGAAGCTATTCCCGATCCCGCGAACGCAAGGTACATGCCATGCCTCCATGCTGCGTTCCTGcgtacagtttttttttcttttaactaACCTGATAGTGTATGATAACCTACCGGATTTTTTTAGTGATTCATGGTTGCTGTACGCTAAGTAATACATGCATA from Setaria italica strain Yugu1 chromosome VII, Setaria_italica_v2.0, whole genome shotgun sequence includes the following:
- the LOC101759259 gene encoding short-chain dehydrogenase/reductase 2b-like, which encodes MEGTIPNPPNTRIAVVTGGNKGIGLEVCRQLAAAGITVVLTARDEKRGVAAVEKLREAGLSDVIFHQLEITDAPSISRLTDFLKTRFGKLDILVNNAAIGGVEYVQDPVDSSLTSNEKFGGMDQLQRLEWMASAVRETYAAAREGLQTNYYGTKHVIEALLPLLQASSDGRIVNVSSEWGLLRLINNEELKQELNDNVEKLTEERLDEILDTFLNDFKAGEVEAHGWPKHFSAYKVSKVTLNAYSRILARRHPELRINCAHPGYVKTDMTLQSGLLTPEEGASNLVNVVLLPEGGPTGTFFALGQEAPFVIAVVTGGNKGIGLEVCRQLAGAGITVVLTARDEKRGAAAVEKLREAGLSDVIFHQLEIADAPSVARLADFLKIRFGKLDILVNNAAVIGAVEHVQDPADNSLTSKEKLINNEELKQELNDDVEKLTEERLDEILGTFLNDFKAGELEAHGWPKHFSAYKVSKVTLNAYSRILARRHRELRVNCAHPGYVKTDMTIQSGLLTPEEGASNLVKVALLPEAGPTGVYFDLGQEAPFV